Proteins from a genomic interval of Caulobacter sp. NIBR1757:
- a CDS encoding DMT family transporter, translating into MTALPLAALMMLASGAIHAVVNAILKSGQDKMSSRALIDGFSGFLILPAVFFVPLPHGAWGWLAGSWITHLVYLVCLIKAFERADMTVAYPILRGVAPLLAAVAAVALFDEPIGVVTAAGIGLVSAGVLTVGLGKQVDRWALGWALATGATIAIYTVIDAQGVRAAPSAPSYIVWVFLSLGFGIAAIFALWRGPAFIVSARAEWKAGLTAGALSILTYGLALWALRLGDTPRLAALRETSILFAVLIAVVFLKERLTRGRMVGVAAIALGAGLLIAGG; encoded by the coding sequence ATGACCGCCCTCCCTCTCGCCGCCCTGATGATGCTGGCCAGCGGGGCGATCCATGCGGTGGTCAACGCCATCCTCAAGTCCGGCCAGGACAAGATGTCGAGCCGGGCGCTGATCGACGGCTTCTCCGGCTTCCTGATCCTGCCGGCGGTCTTCTTCGTGCCCCTGCCGCACGGGGCCTGGGGCTGGCTGGCGGGCAGCTGGATCACCCACCTCGTCTACCTGGTCTGCCTGATCAAGGCCTTCGAGCGGGCCGACATGACGGTGGCCTATCCGATCCTGCGCGGGGTCGCGCCGTTGCTGGCGGCCGTCGCGGCCGTGGCGCTGTTCGATGAGCCGATCGGCGTGGTGACGGCGGCGGGGATCGGGCTGGTCTCGGCCGGGGTGCTGACAGTGGGCCTCGGCAAGCAGGTTGATCGCTGGGCCCTCGGCTGGGCCCTGGCGACGGGGGCGACCATCGCCATCTATACGGTCATCGACGCGCAAGGCGTGCGGGCGGCGCCGAGCGCGCCCAGCTACATCGTCTGGGTGTTTCTCTCGCTCGGCTTCGGCATCGCCGCCATCTTCGCCCTCTGGCGCGGGCCGGCCTTCATCGTCTCGGCGCGGGCGGAGTGGAAGGCGGGGCTGACGGCCGGGGCGCTGTCGATCCTCACCTACGGCCTGGCGCTGTGGGCCCTGCGGCTGGGCGACACGCCCCGGCTGGCGGCGCTGCGCGAGACCTCGATCCTGTTCGCCGTGCTGATCGCCGTGGTGTTCCTCAAGGAGCGGCTGACACGCGGGCGGATGGTCGGGGTGGCGGCGATCGCCCTCGGAGCCGGGTTGCTGATCGCCGGCGGCTAG
- a CDS encoding alpha/beta hydrolase encodes MTTSNTQASRRGLMTAGLGLAAVAALPVAASAAAPKASPQPSPKSSGGAGGGFITLKDGAQLFYKDWGTGQPIVFHHGWPLTGDEWDSQMLFFLSQGYRVIAHDRRGHGRSSQTDSGNEMDTYATDVAALAAHLDLKDAIHVGHSTGGGEVARYVARHGGNGRVAKAVLIGAVPPIMLKTAANPGGLPIEVFDGFRTALIANRAQFFREIPSGPFYGFNRPGAKVSQGLVDNWWRQGMMGGAKAHYDCIKAFSETDFTEDLKAIDVPVLVMHGDDDQIVPIADSALLAVKLLRKGELKVYKGLAHGMATTEAELINKDLLAFFKA; translated from the coding sequence ATGACGACGTCGAACACCCAAGCGTCCCGCCGGGGCCTGATGACCGCGGGCCTGGGCCTTGCCGCCGTGGCCGCCCTGCCCGTCGCGGCCTCTGCCGCCGCGCCGAAAGCCTCGCCCCAGCCGTCGCCCAAATCCTCGGGCGGCGCCGGCGGCGGCTTCATCACCCTCAAGGACGGCGCCCAGCTGTTCTACAAGGACTGGGGCACGGGTCAGCCGATCGTCTTCCACCACGGCTGGCCGCTGACCGGCGACGAGTGGGACAGCCAGATGCTGTTCTTCCTGTCCCAGGGCTACCGGGTCATCGCCCATGACCGCCGCGGCCACGGCCGCTCCAGCCAGACCGACAGCGGCAACGAGATGGACACCTACGCCACCGACGTCGCCGCCCTGGCCGCCCACCTTGACCTGAAGGACGCCATCCACGTCGGCCACTCGACCGGCGGCGGCGAGGTGGCCCGCTATGTCGCCCGCCACGGCGGCAATGGCCGGGTCGCCAAGGCGGTGCTGATCGGGGCGGTGCCGCCGATCATGCTGAAGACCGCCGCCAATCCCGGCGGCCTGCCGATCGAGGTGTTCGACGGCTTCCGGACCGCCCTGATCGCCAACCGGGCCCAGTTCTTCCGTGAGATCCCGTCTGGCCCCTTCTACGGCTTCAACCGCCCGGGCGCGAAGGTCTCGCAGGGCCTGGTCGACAACTGGTGGCGCCAGGGCATGATGGGTGGGGCCAAGGCCCACTACGACTGCATCAAGGCCTTCTCGGAGACCGACTTCACCGAGGACCTCAAGGCCATCGACGTGCCGGTGCTGGTCATGCACGGCGACGACGACCAGATCGTGCCAATCGCCGACTCGGCGCTGCTTGCGGTCAAGCTGCTGAGGAAGGGCGAACTGAAGGTCTACAAGGGCCTGGCCCACGGCATGGCCACAACCGAGGCCGAGTTGATCAACAAGGACCTGCTGGCCTTCTTCAAGGCCTAG
- a CDS encoding GNAT family N-acetyltransferase has translation MIGASMETPVLRTPRLVLRPLAPSDAPVVQRRFPRWEIVQHLVRVPWPYPADGAETFLAGATEEIRTGFKAHWALIPRDGPDELIGIISLWPERPPERDQRGFWLDPEFQGQGLMSEAADRVTDHALRTLGWPGLWLTNSLDNRPSARVKERQGARLVDTEPASYVRGPGTRQIWRLDAEDWLAKRPRAPRD, from the coding sequence ATGATCGGGGCGAGCATGGAGACGCCGGTGCTGCGGACGCCGCGGCTGGTCTTGAGACCGCTGGCTCCGAGCGACGCCCCGGTCGTCCAGCGGCGCTTCCCGCGTTGGGAGATCGTGCAGCATCTGGTGCGCGTGCCCTGGCCCTATCCGGCCGACGGCGCGGAGACGTTTCTGGCCGGCGCGACGGAGGAAATCCGCACCGGCTTCAAGGCCCATTGGGCGCTGATTCCAAGGGACGGGCCGGACGAGCTGATCGGCATCATCAGCCTGTGGCCCGAACGGCCGCCCGAGCGCGACCAGCGCGGATTCTGGCTCGACCCCGAGTTTCAGGGACAGGGTTTGATGAGTGAGGCGGCCGATCGGGTTACCGACCATGCACTTCGCACCCTGGGATGGCCGGGGCTCTGGCTGACCAACAGTCTCGACAACCGGCCATCGGCCAGGGTCAAGGAACGTCAGGGAGCCCGATTGGTGGACACCGAACCGGCCTCCTATGTGCGCGGGCCCGGGACACGGCAGATCTGGCGGCTGGACGCCGAAGACTGGCTGGCGAAACGGCCGCGGGCGCCGCGAGACTAG
- the carB gene encoding carbamoyl-phosphate synthase large subunit: protein MPKRTDIKSILIIGAGPIVIGQACEFDYSGVQACKALRAEGYRIILVNSNPATIMTDPEVADATYIEPITPEMVAKIIEKERPDALLPTMGGQTALNTALSLEAMGVLAKFNVEMIGANAEVIDKAEDRQKFRNAMDHLGLESPKSHAAHNMDEALAGLDFVGLPAIIRPSFTLAGTGGGIAYNVEEFREIVERGLDLSPTTEVLIEESVLGWKEYEMEVVRDKADNCIIVCSIENIDPMGVHTGDSITVAPALTLTDKEYQRMRAASIAVLREIGVETGGSNVQFAVNPADGRMVVIEMNPRVSRSSALASKATGFPIAKIAAKLAVGYTLDELDNDITGGAMPASFEPSIDYVVTKIPRFAFEKYPGSEPYLTTSMKSVGEVMAIGRTFAESLQKALRGLETGLTGLDEINIPGTDDPDNAHAAVLRALGNPTPERLLVIAQAFRHGLTVEDVRQACSYEPWFLRQIQDLVREEGLVRAAGLPAAQGLRRLKAKGFSDARLAKLTDMTEMEVRARRHALNVRPVFKRIDTCAGEFAATTPYMYSTYETGALGQAPDCESDPSSAKKAIILGGGPNRIGQGIEFDYCCCHAAFALAEIGVESIMVNCNPETVSTDYDTSDRLYFEPLTAEDVLELIAVEQSKGTLLGVIVQFGGQTPLKLAHPLEQAGVPILGTSSDAIDLAEDRERFQQLLHRLNIAQPRNSLARSAEQAIAAADEVGFPVVIRPSYVLGGRGMEIVHDHAQLERYIATAVQVSGDAPVLIDQYLSRATEVDVDALCDGKEVFVAGVMEHIEEAGVHSGDSACSLPPFSLRPETIAELKRQTTEMALALNVRGLMNVQFAIEEPLGPNPRIYVLEVNPRASRTVPFVAKAVGFPVAAIAAKLMAGVPLASFGLVQGEPDHIAVKEAVFPFARFPGVDTILGPEMRSTGEVMGLDWKRDGEADLAPAFARAFAKSQLGGGVELPRSGCAFVSVRDADKDMVLEPVKTLLASGFRVLATAGTCAWLKEQGVEVEFVRKVLEGRPHIVDAMKNGEVQLVINTTEGKQSLADSFEIRRTALMMKIPYYTTAAGAAAAAQAIATAPTEALDVRPLQSYA from the coding sequence ATGCCCAAACGTACTGACATCAAGTCCATCCTGATCATCGGCGCCGGCCCCATCGTCATCGGCCAGGCCTGCGAGTTCGACTATTCGGGCGTCCAGGCCTGCAAGGCGCTGCGGGCCGAGGGCTACCGGATCATCCTGGTCAACTCCAATCCTGCCACCATCATGACCGATCCGGAGGTGGCCGACGCCACCTACATCGAGCCGATCACGCCCGAGATGGTCGCCAAGATCATCGAGAAGGAACGCCCCGACGCCCTGCTGCCGACCATGGGCGGCCAGACGGCGCTGAACACCGCCCTGTCGCTGGAAGCGATGGGTGTGCTGGCCAAGTTCAATGTCGAGATGATCGGCGCCAACGCCGAGGTCATCGACAAGGCCGAGGACCGCCAGAAATTCCGCAACGCCATGGACCATCTGGGCCTGGAATCGCCGAAATCCCACGCCGCCCACAATATGGACGAGGCCCTGGCCGGCCTCGACTTCGTCGGCCTGCCCGCCATCATCCGGCCGAGCTTCACCCTGGCCGGCACCGGCGGCGGCATCGCATACAACGTCGAGGAATTCCGCGAGATCGTCGAGCGTGGCCTCGACCTGTCCCCCACCACCGAGGTCCTCATCGAGGAGAGCGTGCTGGGCTGGAAGGAGTATGAGATGGAGGTCGTCCGCGACAAAGCGGACAACTGCATCATCGTCTGCTCCATCGAGAACATCGACCCGATGGGCGTCCACACCGGCGACTCGATCACCGTCGCCCCCGCCCTGACCCTGACGGACAAGGAATACCAGCGCATGCGGGCGGCCTCGATCGCCGTGCTGCGCGAGATCGGCGTCGAGACCGGCGGCTCCAACGTGCAGTTCGCGGTCAATCCCGCCGACGGCCGGATGGTGGTCATCGAGATGAACCCGCGGGTGTCGCGCTCCTCGGCCCTGGCCTCCAAGGCCACCGGCTTCCCGATCGCCAAGATCGCGGCGAAGCTGGCGGTCGGATACACCCTCGACGAGCTGGACAACGACATCACCGGCGGCGCCATGCCGGCCAGCTTCGAACCCAGCATCGACTACGTCGTCACCAAGATTCCGCGCTTCGCCTTCGAGAAATACCCGGGCAGCGAGCCCTACCTGACCACCAGCATGAAGTCGGTGGGCGAGGTTATGGCCATCGGCCGCACCTTCGCCGAGAGCCTGCAGAAGGCCCTGCGCGGTCTGGAGACCGGCCTGACCGGCCTGGACGAAATCAACATCCCGGGGACCGATGATCCGGATAATGCCCACGCCGCCGTCCTGCGGGCGCTCGGCAATCCGACGCCCGAGCGCCTGCTGGTCATCGCCCAGGCCTTCCGCCACGGCCTGACAGTTGAAGACGTAAGACAGGCCTGCAGCTACGAGCCCTGGTTCCTGCGCCAGATCCAGGACCTGGTGCGCGAAGAGGGCCTCGTCCGCGCCGCCGGCCTGCCCGCCGCGCAAGGCCTGCGCCGCCTCAAGGCCAAGGGCTTCTCCGACGCCCGCCTGGCCAAGCTGACCGACATGACCGAGATGGAGGTCCGCGCCCGCCGCCATGCGCTGAACGTCCGCCCGGTGTTCAAGCGTATCGACACCTGCGCCGGCGAGTTCGCCGCCACCACCCCCTACATGTACTCGACCTACGAGACCGGCGCCCTGGGCCAGGCGCCCGACTGCGAATCCGATCCCTCGTCGGCGAAGAAGGCCATCATCCTTGGCGGCGGTCCCAACCGCATCGGCCAGGGGATCGAGTTCGATTACTGCTGCTGCCACGCCGCCTTTGCGCTGGCCGAGATCGGCGTCGAGTCGATCATGGTCAACTGCAACCCCGAGACCGTCTCGACCGACTACGACACCTCCGACCGCCTCTACTTCGAGCCGCTGACGGCCGAGGATGTGCTGGAGCTGATCGCCGTCGAACAAAGCAAGGGCACCCTGCTCGGCGTCATCGTCCAGTTCGGCGGCCAGACGCCGCTCAAGCTGGCCCACCCGCTGGAACAGGCCGGCGTGCCGATCCTCGGCACCAGCTCCGACGCCATCGACCTGGCCGAGGACCGCGAGCGCTTCCAGCAGCTGCTGCACCGCCTGAACATCGCCCAGCCGCGCAATTCGCTGGCCCGCAGCGCCGAGCAGGCCATCGCCGCCGCCGACGAGGTCGGCTTCCCGGTGGTCATCAGACCGTCCTACGTGCTGGGCGGACGCGGCATGGAGATCGTCCACGACCACGCCCAGCTGGAGCGCTACATCGCCACCGCCGTGCAGGTCAGCGGCGACGCGCCGGTGCTGATCGACCAGTATCTGAGCCGCGCCACCGAGGTGGACGTCGACGCCCTCTGCGACGGCAAGGAGGTCTTCGTCGCCGGCGTCATGGAGCATATCGAGGAAGCCGGCGTGCACTCGGGCGACAGCGCCTGTTCCCTGCCGCCCTTCTCCCTGCGCCCCGAGACCATCGCGGAACTCAAGCGCCAGACCACCGAAATGGCCCTGGCCCTCAACGTGCGCGGCCTGATGAACGTGCAGTTCGCCATCGAGGAACCGCTGGGCCCCAATCCCCGCATCTACGTGCTCGAAGTGAACCCTCGCGCCAGCCGCACGGTGCCCTTCGTCGCCAAGGCGGTCGGCTTCCCGGTCGCCGCCATCGCCGCCAAGCTGATGGCCGGCGTGCCGCTGGCCAGCTTTGGCCTGGTGCAGGGCGAGCCCGACCACATCGCCGTCAAGGAAGCGGTCTTCCCCTTCGCCCGCTTCCCCGGCGTCGACACCATCCTCGGCCCCGAGATGCGCTCGACCGGCGAGGTCATGGGCCTCGACTGGAAGCGCGACGGCGAGGCCGACCTGGCCCCCGCCTTCGCCCGCGCCTTCGCCAAAAGCCAGCTGGGCGGCGGCGTTGAACTGCCCCGCTCCGGCTGCGCCTTCGTCTCGGTGCGCGACGCCGACAAGGACATGGTCCTGGAACCGGTGAAGACCCTGCTCGCCTCGGGCTTCCGCGTGCTGGCCACGGCCGGAACCTGCGCCTGGCTGAAGGAGCAGGGCGTGGAGGTCGAATTCGTCCGCAAGGTGCTGGAGGGCCGGCCCCATATCGTCGACGCCATGAAGAACGGCGAGGTCCAGCTGGTCATCAACACCACGGAGGGCAAGCAGTCCCTGGCCGACAGCTTCGAGATCCGCCGCACCGCCCTGATGATGAAAATCCCCTACTACACCACCGCGGCCGGCGCGGCGGCGGCGGCGCAAGCCATCGCCACAGCCCCGACCGAGGCGCTGGATGTCCGACCGCTGCAGAGCTACGCGTAA
- a CDS encoding GNAT family N-acetyltransferase — protein sequence MSPVIRACVPGDEKRLSMVARATFLETYAGIVAGGDMLLFGEGTHDPDSYAGLLADPGVDLFLATMEPGAAPIGYAMVCKPDLPVAIGEGDLELKRIYSLHRFHGTGLGLGLMKAAKAAARARGAKRLLLGAYGENHRAIAFYGKHGFEQVGTRVFHVGENFYDDVVLAAEL from the coding sequence ATGTCGCCTGTTATCCGCGCCTGCGTTCCAGGCGATGAAAAGCGCCTGTCGATGGTGGCCAGGGCCACCTTCCTCGAGACCTATGCCGGCATTGTCGCCGGCGGCGACATGCTGCTGTTCGGCGAGGGCACGCATGATCCGGACAGCTACGCCGGGCTGCTGGCCGATCCGGGCGTCGATCTGTTCCTGGCGACGATGGAGCCAGGCGCGGCGCCGATCGGCTATGCGATGGTCTGCAAGCCCGACCTGCCGGTGGCCATCGGCGAGGGGGACCTGGAGCTGAAGCGCATCTACAGCCTGCACCGGTTCCATGGCACGGGGCTCGGGCTTGGGTTGATGAAGGCGGCGAAGGCGGCGGCGAGGGCGCGCGGGGCGAAGCGGCTGCTGCTCGGGGCCTATGGTGAGAACCACAGGGCCATCGCCTTCTACGGCAAGCATGGGTTTGAGCAGGTCGGGACGCGGGTCTTCCACGTCGGCGAGAACTTCTATGACGACGTGGTGCTGGCGGCGGAGCTTTAG
- a CDS encoding glutathione S-transferase, whose translation MLIVHHLNNSRSQRVLWLLEELGLPYEIVHHQRDPKTMLAPPSLKAVHPLGKSPVVVDGGYVIAETGAIIEYLCEKAGGKLRPAAGTPERLAWTYWLHYAEGSAMSPLLLKLIFGALPDRAPGLMKPLVRGIAGQALKSFVDPQLQTHFDYWESVLGQVPWFAGQEFSAADIMMSFPLEAGAQRGDVRNGRPRIAKFLETIHARPAYRVALEKGGPYAFAD comes from the coding sequence ATGCTGATCGTCCATCACCTCAACAACTCCCGCTCCCAGCGCGTGCTGTGGCTGCTGGAGGAGCTCGGCCTGCCCTACGAGATCGTCCACCACCAGCGCGATCCCAAAACCATGCTGGCCCCGCCCTCGCTGAAGGCCGTGCATCCCCTCGGCAAGTCGCCGGTGGTCGTTGATGGCGGCTATGTGATCGCCGAGACCGGGGCCATCATCGAGTACCTGTGTGAAAAGGCCGGCGGCAAGCTGCGCCCGGCGGCCGGCACGCCCGAACGCCTGGCCTGGACCTACTGGCTGCACTACGCCGAGGGCTCGGCCATGTCGCCGCTGCTGCTCAAGCTGATCTTCGGCGCCCTGCCGGACCGCGCCCCGGGACTGATGAAGCCGCTGGTTCGGGGCATCGCGGGACAGGCGCTGAAGAGCTTCGTCGATCCCCAGCTGCAGACCCATTTCGACTACTGGGAAAGCGTGCTGGGCCAAGTCCCTTGGTTCGCCGGCCAGGAGTTCAGCGCCGCCGACATCATGATGAGCTTCCCCCTCGAAGCCGGCGCCCAGCGCGGCGACGTCAGGAACGGCCGCCCGCGCATCGCCAAATTCCTGGAAACCATCCACGCCCGGCCGGCCTATCGGGTGGCCCTGGAAAAGGGCGGGCCGTACGCCTTCGCGGACTAG
- a CDS encoding MarR family transcriptional regulator, which translates to MPIPLDNQICFTLYSASMTITRTYKPMLDAMGITYPQYLMLCVLGEEDGMTIGAIAGRLALESSTVTPPVKRLEQAGLVERQRSKFDERQVQVRLTDAGRAMLARSSCLGDTLTARSGMTPDELQALNQQVQALRDALASRDGGALPDAGAAA; encoded by the coding sequence ATGCCCATCCCGTTGGACAACCAGATCTGCTTCACGCTCTACAGCGCCAGCATGACGATCACCCGCACCTACAAGCCGATGCTGGACGCCATGGGCATCACCTATCCGCAGTATCTGATGCTCTGCGTGCTGGGCGAGGAGGACGGCATGACCATCGGCGCCATCGCCGGTCGATTGGCGCTGGAATCAAGCACCGTCACCCCGCCGGTGAAGCGGCTGGAGCAGGCCGGCCTGGTCGAGCGCCAGCGCAGCAAGTTCGACGAACGCCAGGTCCAGGTTCGGCTGACCGACGCTGGCCGGGCCATGCTGGCGCGCTCAAGTTGCCTGGGCGACACCCTGACGGCCCGCTCAGGCATGACGCCGGACGAACTGCAGGCCTTGAACCAGCAGGTCCAGGCCCTGCGTGACGCCCTGGCTTCGCGTGACGGCGGGGCTTTGCCTGATGCCGGGGCTGCGGCCTAG
- a CDS encoding ATP-binding protein yields MLKPRLSDFDLVAQDSHRLGPMRIGAALFLMVAAGPSLGWAPALIWGVAVTIMEAVNWLVSRAFRPGVEPTNSLRLGYISVALASNLTWLSFAIMYWLHPPMGSAFIAALMWCGLLLNAVGYAFRSPTALVMFGTPAIVSIILAPMLMPRSTGPELTMSLVGSLLCCAFAALAGLRNIQTAQVLAASQRDLEAERSRAEQANAAKSAFLAFMSHEIRTPLNGVLGMVQAMGRDELTPAQRERLDVVAGSGETLLLLLNDLLDLSRIEAGRLDIEDGAVDMVATAEASLQAFAPRAAEKGLRLALRAPAETHGWWAGDPARIQQVIANLVANAVKFTERGEVTVTLARHPDGLTVTVSDTGPGIARERLDSLFDRFVQANASTSRQYGGSGLGLAICHQLAALMGGSISVDSQLGVGSCFAVRLPLARAQTPPSEACPAEAPPPAPEALRLLVAEDNATNRLVISTLLGQIGLQPHMVENGQEAVDACVSGDWDIVLMDVQMPVMDGVSAVRAIRAKEAEEHRPRVPIIALTANAMAHHRAEYLAVGMDAMVAKPIQLNDLLGAMDKVLTDSPRAAAA; encoded by the coding sequence ATGCTCAAGCCAAGGCTGTCCGACTTCGATCTCGTCGCACAGGATTCTCATCGACTGGGACCGATGCGGATCGGCGCCGCCCTGTTCCTGATGGTGGCGGCCGGACCGTCGCTCGGCTGGGCGCCCGCGCTCATCTGGGGCGTCGCCGTCACGATCATGGAGGCCGTCAACTGGCTCGTCTCAAGGGCGTTCAGGCCCGGGGTTGAACCGACCAACAGCCTGCGTCTGGGCTACATTTCGGTCGCCCTAGCCAGCAACCTGACCTGGCTGTCGTTCGCCATCATGTACTGGCTTCACCCTCCGATGGGCTCGGCCTTCATCGCGGCGCTGATGTGGTGCGGCCTGCTGCTCAACGCCGTAGGCTACGCCTTCCGCTCGCCGACCGCGCTGGTGATGTTCGGGACGCCGGCCATCGTCAGCATCATTCTGGCGCCCATGCTGATGCCGCGATCCACGGGGCCGGAGCTGACCATGTCGCTGGTCGGCTCGCTCCTCTGCTGCGCGTTCGCGGCCCTGGCCGGCCTGCGCAACATCCAGACCGCCCAGGTTCTCGCCGCCAGCCAGCGCGACCTCGAGGCCGAGCGCTCCAGGGCCGAGCAGGCCAACGCCGCCAAGTCCGCCTTCCTGGCCTTCATGAGCCATGAGATACGCACCCCCCTCAATGGGGTGCTGGGCATGGTCCAGGCCATGGGACGGGACGAACTGACCCCGGCCCAGCGCGAGCGGCTGGATGTCGTCGCCGGTTCAGGCGAGACGCTTCTGCTGCTGCTCAACGATCTGCTCGATCTGTCCCGGATCGAAGCCGGCCGGCTGGATATCGAAGACGGCGCGGTCGATATGGTCGCGACCGCCGAGGCCTCCCTGCAGGCTTTCGCGCCGCGGGCCGCCGAGAAGGGGCTGCGGCTCGCGCTGCGGGCGCCGGCCGAAACCCACGGCTGGTGGGCTGGCGACCCGGCCCGCATCCAGCAGGTCATCGCCAACCTCGTCGCCAACGCCGTCAAGTTCACCGAGCGGGGCGAGGTGACGGTCACCCTGGCTCGCCACCCGGACGGCCTGACCGTCACGGTCAGCGACACCGGGCCGGGCATCGCCAGGGAGCGGCTGGACAGCCTGTTCGACCGCTTTGTCCAGGCCAACGCCTCGACCAGCCGCCAGTATGGAGGATCGGGCCTGGGCCTGGCCATCTGCCACCAGTTGGCCGCCCTGATGGGGGGCTCGATCAGCGTCGACAGCCAGCTTGGCGTGGGATCCTGCTTCGCCGTGCGCCTGCCGCTGGCGCGCGCCCAAACGCCTCCCTCCGAGGCCTGCCCCGCGGAGGCGCCGCCCCCCGCCCCGGAAGCCCTGCGACTGCTCGTCGCCGAGGACAACGCCACCAACCGCCTGGTGATATCGACACTGCTGGGCCAGATCGGCCTGCAGCCGCACATGGTCGAGAATGGCCAGGAGGCGGTGGACGCCTGCGTTTCCGGTGACTGGGACATCGTGCTCATGGACGTGCAGATGCCGGTCATGGACGGTGTCAGCGCCGTGCGCGCCATCCGGGCCAAGGAAGCTGAAGAGCACCGCCCGCGCGTGCCCATCATCGCCCTCACCGCCAACGCCATGGCCCACCATCGAGCCGAGTACCTGGCCGTCGGCATGGACGCCATGGTCGCCAAGCCGATCCAGCTGAACGACCTGCTCGGGGCGATGGACAAGGTGCTGACCGACAGCCCGCGCGCGGCCGCCGCCTAG
- a CDS encoding methyl-accepting chemotaxis protein, with product MSFLDIHGQRRQTAAVVVGLMWLLLPVIIVSRLLLGGDWIMLGVASFAAAAAATGAWRGLPEAAPVRATLGILLMAQVSLLVAALQGHAWQADMHMAYFAALAVLAGFCDWRTIAVGTVTVALHHLLLNFALPAAVFPGAGSLGRVIVHAVILLAEAGVLLATTRNLEALFGGLELRANEAREALGAAATASQKAAEAQSETAELERRGNAERAAAQATQQSVVNALADGLERLAARDLSVRLRTAFPPEYEQLRGHFNGAVEALGETLTTVQRAAQSLNASADQIATASDDLSRRTETQAAGLEETAAAMEQLTTSVRRSAEGSREAAGLVETATNSANASADVVHQATTAMAAISESSSQIGQIIGVIDEIAFQTNLLALNAGVEAARAGDAGRGFAVVAQEVRALAQRSADAAKEIKTLISASTGHVGEGVRLVALTGQALHGIAGEVGRIAALVNEISASSQEQATGLQEVNIAISQMDQLTQQNAAMVEESTAASHALREESGAMTTAVGHFNLGVATGEARPAARPAPVTTGSRPSPPNPALKQARARIQAFAGGGRPAAASEGWEEF from the coding sequence ATGAGCTTCCTCGACATCCACGGCCAACGCCGCCAGACTGCCGCCGTCGTCGTCGGCCTGATGTGGCTGCTGCTGCCGGTCATCATCGTCTCCCGGCTGCTGCTGGGCGGGGACTGGATCATGCTCGGCGTCGCAAGCTTCGCCGCCGCCGCCGCCGCGACCGGCGCCTGGCGGGGCCTGCCCGAGGCCGCGCCGGTCCGGGCCACCCTCGGCATCCTTCTGATGGCCCAGGTTTCGCTGCTGGTCGCGGCGTTGCAGGGTCACGCGTGGCAGGCCGACATGCACATGGCCTACTTCGCCGCCCTGGCGGTGCTGGCCGGCTTCTGCGACTGGCGAACCATCGCGGTCGGCACGGTGACGGTCGCCCTGCACCACCTGCTGCTCAACTTCGCCCTTCCGGCCGCCGTCTTCCCGGGCGCTGGCAGCCTTGGTCGCGTCATCGTCCACGCCGTCATCCTGCTGGCCGAGGCCGGCGTACTGCTGGCCACCACGCGCAACCTTGAAGCCCTGTTTGGCGGTCTCGAACTGCGCGCCAACGAGGCCCGCGAGGCGCTTGGGGCCGCCGCGACCGCAAGCCAGAAGGCCGCTGAGGCGCAATCCGAGACGGCGGAGCTGGAACGTCGCGGCAATGCCGAACGCGCGGCGGCGCAAGCCACGCAGCAGTCGGTGGTCAACGCCCTCGCCGACGGCCTCGAGCGGCTGGCCGCCCGCGACCTGTCGGTACGCCTGCGGACGGCCTTCCCGCCGGAATACGAGCAGCTGCGCGGCCACTTCAACGGCGCCGTCGAGGCGCTCGGCGAAACCCTGACCACCGTGCAGCGGGCCGCCCAGTCGCTGAACGCCAGCGCCGATCAGATCGCCACGGCCTCCGACGACCTGTCGCGCCGCACCGAAACCCAGGCCGCTGGTCTCGAGGAGACCGCCGCCGCCATGGAGCAGCTGACCACATCGGTGCGCCGCAGCGCTGAAGGCTCCCGCGAGGCGGCCGGCCTGGTCGAAACCGCCACCAACTCGGCCAACGCCTCGGCCGATGTCGTGCATCAGGCGACCACCGCCATGGCCGCCATCTCCGAGTCCTCCAGCCAGATCGGACAGATCATCGGGGTGATCGACGAGATCGCCTTCCAGACCAACCTTCTGGCGCTCAACGCCGGTGTGGAGGCCGCCAGGGCGGGCGACGCCGGCCGTGGCTTCGCGGTCGTCGCCCAGGAAGTGCGGGCCCTGGCCCAGCGCTCGGCCGACGCCGCCAAGGAGATCAAGACCCTGATCAGCGCCTCCACCGGGCACGTCGGCGAGGGCGTGCGCCTGGTGGCGCTCACCGGTCAGGCGCTGCACGGCATCGCCGGCGAGGTTGGCCGCATCGCCGCTCTGGTGAACGAGATCTCGGCCTCCAGCCAGGAACAGGCCACCGGCCTCCAGGAGGTCAATATCGCCATCAGCCAGATGGACCAGTTGACCCAGCAGAACGCCGCCATGGTCGAGGAAAGCACGGCCGCCAGCCACGCGCTGCGCGAGGAGTCGGGCGCCATGACCACCGCCGTCGGCCACTTCAACCTTGGCGTTGCGACAGGCGAGGCGCGCCCCGCCGCCCGCCCCGCACCCGTCACCACCGGCAGCCGTCCGTCGCCGCCCAATCCCGCCCTGAAGCAGGCGAGAGCCCGCATCCAGGCCTTCGCCGGCGGCGGCCGGCCAGCGGCCGCTTCCGAGGGTTGGGAGGAGTTCTAG